The DNA window TATACAGACGCAAGCACCCCTCATTTCGGGTTATCTAGACTTCTTTTTTGCAGATAATATACAGTTAGGTATTTGATGTACATCAAAGGGTGCCCAGTTATTAGATTGATGAATTTGCCCTTTTTTTCTCTCAGATTTAAATAAGAGAAATTAGTAGACAGCTGAATTTAATATACACAGTGCAAAGTTTTGATTAGTGTGTGTACTTAATCCTGAAGACCTGTTGATAAAACCGATATGATGTACAAGAGGCTCAAACGAAAATAGATATTTCTTGTTCGGTCTGGTTCAAAATTCACCACATTGTCTGACCCATTCATCTGGTCTGCATCTACTATAAAAgacaaaatacaaatttaaatctctcctcttttcatgtttttagtgTTGGATTTCTGCATTTTCATTTgtctaacattttatttttgtacttttaaatttatagatatTGAATCATTTCATCATAAAATATGTTAACATTGTCAATTCGGACTGAAGAAACcaatttaagaatttaatgtcattaaaaataaaaatacatggATTGAAGTTTATTAAagttaaattatgaaaatgaattaaaattaaattctaatcaGACTAACATTACGTGAAATATATGCAGTTTATATTAGAGATGATAATTGAATGTCAGTAAATTCAAAAATGGGATTCAGAACACAAGTAGAGGGACTTAATGTTAAAAAGTGAATAAATACATGGATCCAAATCTATATTTTACCATAAAGATTGAATTTTATAAGGGATTAGGGCTCTTCAAAAAGAACCAGAACCCTTAAACCCTTACAAAAAACACCAGTAGTATTCTGTTCTCAAATCAAAAATGGAACAACCAGCTCTACCAAATGCAAACCCATCAAAAGAGAAGAGCAGCAACAGCAAGGCTTCAAAAATGAAAGCCCCGACACCGCAAGAACTGGTATCGCACTACCAGTCAAAAGGATTAGACGCGGAAGAAGCGTCAGTGAAGGTAATTGAAGATTTGCAGAATATGCTGTATAGAGTTATTTCTACAGCCAACAGTAGTAAGAACAGCAACAAGAAGGATAAGGTGAGCGCTGAGATGCTGAGAAAAGTGGATGTTGTTCAAAATAGAGTGGGGATTATTGATATGAAGGTGGACTCGAAGCCTGGTTATCTTGAAACTTTTGCCATTGGAGTTGCTTCTGGTGCTGCTTTCAGAGGAATTGATTCTGTTTGGCCTCATGTTCTTGGGGGAATCTCTCAGATTTGGAGTGCTGTTACTAATCCTACTAAACCCCCTTCTTCTTAATTCGAATTCGAAAATATTcatctgtaatttttattttattttcatcttGTGGATTGCTGTTCATCTGAACTAATCTCATTTCTTAGCAATATTTCGTTTTGCTTATTGGTCAATTCTGTCTTCTTAATTATTTAGATATTATTTTTggtacatttttatttttatttttgtaatgggCAATTGTGGGGGTAATCGAGTTGAGTTGAAATATTGTCAACCTCCAGCTCGATTGTAAAATTTGACTCGAACTCGATCATTTATCCTTTTAGGAGCTCAAACTTGAACTCGGTAATTGAGATTTGTGCTTGACTCTATAGTTggattttaatataaaaataaagatattattgtaaaatatataaatattaagggTAAAATAGTAAAATAGCTAGAGCTTGATTAAGTTTGAAGTATTTTTGGAGTTTCTAGCTCGATTAAGATTGAAGTATTTTGGAGTTCGCACTTGATTCTATAATTAATTCGAGTAATTTGAACACGAGTTTGACTCAATATCAGTCAAGCcgattttgaatattttataagttaattttaaatagtttGCGAGTCGGCTCGACTCAGTTAGATgtgatgaaaagaaaaaagtaaagataagggggtgaatgtaatagaCAAAAATGAGATGAGAAAAATGTCAATTATTGATGGACTGAAAAAGAGCGGCCCACGGAAGCCCAGTTGAATCTGAACAAGGAAATCTTATCTCTCTTATAAGAATTTTGTAGAgtagaaaattgaagttgatttCATTTTCATGAACAAAAGGAGAAGAAATGTCACTGACAACAATAGCAGCAATTGCAAGCAGTAATTGTAGCAGTTGCAGCTTTCTAAGGAGGAGGGCAAGCTTTTCTTCACTAAAATGCTCAAatgat is part of the Mercurialis annua linkage group LG3, ddMerAnnu1.2, whole genome shotgun sequence genome and encodes:
- the LOC126674317 gene encoding uncharacterized protein LOC126674317, which produces MEQPALPNANPSKEKSSNSKASKMKAPTPQELVSHYQSKGLDAEEASVKVIEDLQNMLYRVISTANSSKNSNKKDKVSAEMLRKVDVVQNRVGIIDMKVDSKPGYLETFAIGVASGAAFRGIDSVWPHVLGGISQIWSAVTNPTKPPSS